The DNA region TAATGTCGTAAGCTGTGACAGCTCTTACGTTGTATCTCTTCTCTAACATTAGTAGCAATACAAGCATCCTTAACTACTTTTTCAAGCAAAACGTTATTTTTTAAACGTCTACCTGATTTAGAAATAAATAGAAAATCTTCAATCTCCCTATAATTTCTTAGATTATTAAAATAACCTGCCTTAGTTCTTCTATGCCTTTTTAACAACTGCTCTAGGTAAGGGGAAATTTTAACAACTCGCTCCTTACTTCCTTTTCCCATAAATTGAAAATATCCTTCCTTTACATTATCATTAGTAAGGTTTCTTACTTCTTCTGCTCTTAAGCCCGCATCTGCCATCACCTCAATAATTAACTTATTCCTTTGATTGACAAATCCCTTCTTATAGTAAAATTTAATGAGATTAGAAACTTCTGTATCTGAAAAGATGGTTAACAGTAGCTTAGGCTCCTTAAGTAATTTTATTTCTTTAGTAATATTAGTAACCTCATACTCATTAGTCATATACTTATAGAACAACTTAACTGCTTTTAAAATAGTATTAATATAAGTTTCCTTTTTTCCCTCCTCTTGACAATTTAAAATAAACTTCTTTAAATGTAGCTTACTTAGCTCACTAAGATCGTGTACATCTCTGAGATAACCATAAAATACGTTCAGCTGAGATTGATATGACTCGATAGCGCGTTTCGATAAGTTAAGAACCCTACAATCTAACAAATATTCAGCTATCATTTCTGTATTCAGCAAAAAACACCATCCTTTCTCTTAGTTAGAGAAAAAACAGTGTTTAATGATGATTATTGGTTATAGTTCGTACTACGTCAAATTTCCAGTACTGCTAATTAGAAGCAAATTCAAGTTAGCAATACATTCTTTTGCATAGTACGTAACTATTGGTCTACCTAACACTTTCAAAACGGATTATTTAACAAGTAATCACAAGAAACCCTTTAATAGCACAGATTTCTTATTTGTTTTTTAAGTTGTAGAAAGATTTCAAACCTTTGTATTCGGCAACTTCGCCTAATTGGTCTTCGATACGTAATAATTGGTTGTATTTTGCAATACGGTCAGTACGTGATAGAGAACCAGTTTTGATTTGTCCAGCATTTGTTGCTACAGCGATATCAGAGATTGTTGAATCTTCTGTTTCACCAGAACGGTGAGAAACAACTGCAGTATAGCCAGCTTCTTTCGCCATTTCGATTGCTTCAAATGTTTCAGTTAAAGTACCGATTTGGTTTACTTTGATCAGGATTGAGTTAGCGATACCTTTTTCGATACCTTCAGCTAATTTAGTTGTGTTTGTTACGAATAAATCGTCACCAACTAATTGAACTTTGTCACCTAAAGCAACAGTTAATTTTTTGAAACCATCCCAGTCATTTTCATCTAAACCATCTTCGATTGAGATGATTGGGTATTTCGCACATAATTCTTCGTAGAATGCGATCATTTCTTCAGTTGTTTTTTCGCCTTCGCCTGAATCAGCTAAAACGTAAACACCTTTTTCTTTATCGTAGAATTCAGAAGAAGCAGCATCCATAGCAAGAACGATATCTTTACCAGGTACATAGCCAGCTTTTTCGATCGCTTCGATGATTACTTCGAAACCTTCTTCATTTGAACCAAGGTTAGGAGCGAAACCACCTTCGTCACCTACAGAAGTAGCTAAACCGCGAGCTTTTAAGATTCCTGCTAATGCATGGAATACTTCAGCACCATAACGTAACGCTTCTTTAAATGTAGGAGCGCCTACAGGCATGATCATGAACTCTTGGAAGTCGATACTGTTATCAGCATGAGATCCGCCGTTGATGATGTTCATCATTGGAGTTGGCAATACTTTTGTATTGAATCCGCCTAAGTAGTGGTATAAAGGTACTTCTAGGTAATCAGCAGCAGCACGAGCTACAGCGATAGAAACACCAAGAATAGCGTTAGCACCTAATTTACCTTTGTTAGGAGTTCCATCTAATTCGATCATTGCTTTATCAATTGCCATTTGGTCACGAACATCGTAGCCAATGATTGCTTCAGCGATGATGTTATTAACGTTGTCAACTGCTTTAACAACCCCTTTACCTAGGTAACGAGATTTGTCGCCATCACGTAATTCAACCGCTTCGTATTCACCAGTTGAAGCTCCAGATGGAACCATTCCACGGCCAAAAGCTCCGCTTTCAGTGTATACTTCTACTTCGATTGTTGGGTTACCGCGTGAGTCTAAGACTTCGCGTGCGTAAACATCAGTAATAATTGACATGTTTTGTCTCTCCTTTGAGTTTGTTTTATACTAAGGGGATCCGAGCTCCCTTAATTATGATTGTAGTGAATAATCCTAAGCTATGCAAACATTTTTTGCGTATTTCATAAATTATTCGATGAATCTTCGATTTATTGCGTATCTTAATTATAAGTCTGTTTTATTTAACAGCCTCTAACAATGCTAAGAATGAATCAGCTTCAAGACTTGCTCCGCCGACTAAAGCACCGTCAACGTTTTCTTTTGCCATATATTCAGCAATGTTTTCTGGTTTTACAGAGCCGCCGTATTGGATACGAACTGCTTCTGATACTTCTTTACCGTATAATTTTTCTACAGTTGAACGAACAACACCACAGATTTCATCCGCAATGTTGGCATCTGCAGATTTACCAGTACCGATTGCCCAGATTGGTTCATAAGCAATGACCATAGATGATACTTGATCGTTTGTTAAGCCTACTAAGCCATTAGTGATTTGTCCTTCGATCCATTCAGCTGTTTTTCCAGCTTCATAGGTCTCTAAAGATTCACCACAACAGAAGATCGGTGTCATATTGTTTGCAAAGATTGCTTTGGCTTTTTTGTTGATGTCTTCATCTGTTTCGTGGAAATACTCACGACGTTCTGAGTGACCGATGATCACATATTGAACACCTAGATCTGCGATTGCAGCTGGAGAATTTTCACCAGTGAACGCACCAGCATTTTCCCAATAGCAGTTTTGCGCAGATAATTGCACTTGTGAATCTTTAAGATTCCATGCTAATGGCGCTAAGAACAATGCAGGAGATCCGATTACTGAATCGACAACATCACTTGATGGAACAGCATTTTTTACTGCTTCAGCAAAGCTTTGTGCTTCTGCTAAAGTTTTATTCATTTTCCAGTTACCAGCGATAATTGGTTTACGCATGAAAAAACACTTCCTTTAATTTTATGGTGTAGATTGTTTAAACGGTGTTCAAAAGGCAAACGTTCAGTAATTTCCCTCACCTACTAAACCCCAATACTTGAAGTTCAGCAGGTTCAGTCAAAATACTCAAGCTTAAATGCCTTTTAATAACCTCTTTATTTATCGTTGATCGCTGCTAATCCAGGTAATTCTTTACCTTCTAATAATTCTAAGCTTGCGCCGCCACCTGTTGAGATGTGCGTGAATTTATCAGCAAAGCCTAATTGAATTGCTGCAGCAGCAGAGTCTCCTCCACCAATGATCGTTGTTGCATCAGCTAAATTAGCGATTGCTTCACAAACACCGATCGTTCCTTTAGCAAAGTTGCTCATTTCGAATACGCCCATAGGACCGTTCCAAACAACTGTTTTCGCACCATCTAAAGCTTGCGCGAATAAAGCAATTGTTTCAGGACCAATGTCAAGACCCATTTGACCTTCAGGAACATCACCAGTATGCTCTTCTGTTGGTACATCATTTGAGAATTCAGCTGCTGTGATCGAATCGATTGGCAAGATCAATTTATCACCTGCTTTTTCGATTAATTCTTTCGCTAAAGCTACTTTATCTTCTTCTACTAAAGATTTACCGATATTCATCCCTTTAGCTTTGTAGAATGTATAAGTCATTCCGCCGCCGATCAGGATCTTATCTGCTTTTTCGATCAAGTTTTCGATAACACCGATCTTGTCAGAAACTTTTGCTCCGCCTAAAATCGCAACAAATGGACGTTTTGGTGCAGTAACAGCTTCACCAACGAATTTGATTTCTTTTTCCATTAAGAAGCCGGCAACTGTTGGAATACCAGTTGATGCAATACCAACGTTAGAAGCGTGCGCACGGTGAGCCGTACCAAATGCATCATTTACAAATACATCGCCTAAAGAAGCCCAATATTTGCCTAATTCAGCATCATTGCCGCTTTCTTTTTTACCGTCGATGTCTTCAAAACGAGTGTTTTCAAAGACTAAAACGTCGCCATCTTTCATATTGTTGACAGCCGTTTCTAATTCAGTCCCGCGTGTTTCAGGAACGAATGTTACTGGTTTGCCTAATAGCTCACCTAAACGTTCTGCAACTGGTTTCAAAGATTTACCTGCTTTATCTTCTTCTGTTTTTACACGACCTAAGTGAGAGAAAAGAATCGCTTTTCCGCCATTGTCGATAACATATTGAATTGTTGGCAAAGCTGCAACTATACGGTTGTCGTTAGTGATCACGCCATCTTTCAATGGTACATTGAAGTCAACACGAACAAGGACTTTTTTGTCTTTTAAATCAACATCTTTGATTGTTTTTTTAGCCATTATGGAGTACTCCTGTCTATAAAATTTTTAAACGAAACAATATAAGCGGAGAAGCGCGTTGCTTCCCCGCTTATTATTTCACAGTTCTTTAAATTTCACTAATAATAAGTATAGATCTTATAAGTTAGCGAAGTACTCTAAAGTACGAACTAATTGTGCAGTATAAGACATTTCGTTGTCATACCAAGCAACAGTTTTCACTAATTGTTTGTCGCCAACTGTCATTACTTTAGTTTGTGTAGCATCGAATAATGAACCGAAAGTCATACCTACGATATCAGAAGATACGATTTGATCTTCGTTGTATCCGTAAGATTCGTTAGCTGCTTTAGCCATTACTTCGTTTACTTCTTCAACAGTTACGTTTTTGTCAAGAACTGTTACTAATTCAGTTAATGAACCAGTAGCTACAGGAACACGTTGAGCAGCTCCGTCTAATTTACCGTTTAATTCAGGGATAACTAGACCGATTGCTTTAGCAGCACCAGTTGTGTTAGGAACGATGTTTTCTGCTGCAGCACGTGCACGACGGAAGTCTCCACCTGGGTGAGGTCCATCAAGAGTCATTTGGTCACCTGTGTAAGCGTGGATTGTAGTCATAAGACCTTCAACAACACCAAAGTTGTCTTGTAAAGCTTTCGCCATAGGAGCTAAACAGTTAGTTGTACATGAAGCACCTGAGATAACTGTTTCTTTACCTGTTAAGATATCGTGGTTAGTGTTATAGACGATTGTTGGTACGTCATTTCCACCAGGAGCAGAGATAACAACACGTTTAGCACCAGCTTTTAAGTGTAATTCAGCTTTTTCTTTTGAAGTGAAGAATCCTGTACATTCAAGAACGATATCTACGCCTAATTCGCCCCATGGTAATTCTTCTGGGTTA from Enterococcus sp. 9D6_DIV0238 includes:
- a CDS encoding phosphoglycerate kinase; the protein is MAKKTIKDVDLKDKKVLVRVDFNVPLKDGVITNDNRIVAALPTIQYVIDNGGKAILFSHLGRVKTEEDKAGKSLKPVAERLGELLGKPVTFVPETRGTELETAVNNMKDGDVLVFENTRFEDIDGKKESGNDAELGKYWASLGDVFVNDAFGTAHRAHASNVGIASTGIPTVAGFLMEKEIKFVGEAVTAPKRPFVAILGGAKVSDKIGVIENLIEKADKILIGGGMTYTFYKAKGMNIGKSLVEEDKVALAKELIEKAGDKLILPIDSITAAEFSNDVPTEEHTGDVPEGQMGLDIGPETIALFAQALDGAKTVVWNGPMGVFEMSNFAKGTIGVCEAIANLADATTIIGGGDSAAAAIQLGFADKFTHISTGGGASLELLEGKELPGLAAINDK
- the tpiA gene encoding triose-phosphate isomerase; amino-acid sequence: MRKPIIAGNWKMNKTLAEAQSFAEAVKNAVPSSDVVDSVIGSPALFLAPLAWNLKDSQVQLSAQNCYWENAGAFTGENSPAAIADLGVQYVIIGHSERREYFHETDEDINKKAKAIFANNMTPIFCCGESLETYEAGKTAEWIEGQITNGLVGLTNDQVSSMVIAYEPIWAIGTGKSADANIADEICGVVRSTVEKLYGKEVSEAVRIQYGGSVKPENIAEYMAKENVDGALVGGASLEADSFLALLEAVK
- the gap gene encoding type I glyceraldehyde-3-phosphate dehydrogenase — encoded protein: MTVKVGINGFGRIGRLAFRRIQDVAGIEVVAINDLTDAKMLAHLLKYDTTQGRFNGTVEVHEGSFNVNGKEVKVLANRNPEELPWGELGVDIVLECTGFFTSKEKAELHLKAGAKRVVISAPGGNDVPTIVYNTNHDILTGKETVISGASCTTNCLAPMAKALQDNFGVVEGLMTTIHAYTGDQMTLDGPHPGGDFRRARAAAENIVPNTTGAAKAIGLVIPELNGKLDGAAQRVPVATGSLTELVTVLDKNVTVEEVNEVMAKAANESYGYNEDQIVSSDIVGMTFGSLFDATQTKVMTVGDKQLVKTVAWYDNEMSYTAQLVRTLEYFANL
- the eno gene encoding phosphopyruvate hydratase, which produces MSIITDVYAREVLDSRGNPTIEVEVYTESGAFGRGMVPSGASTGEYEAVELRDGDKSRYLGKGVVKAVDNVNNIIAEAIIGYDVRDQMAIDKAMIELDGTPNKGKLGANAILGVSIAVARAAADYLEVPLYHYLGGFNTKVLPTPMMNIINGGSHADNSIDFQEFMIMPVGAPTFKEALRYGAEVFHALAGILKARGLATSVGDEGGFAPNLGSNEEGFEVIIEAIEKAGYVPGKDIVLAMDAASSEFYDKEKGVYVLADSGEGEKTTEEMIAFYEELCAKYPIISIEDGLDENDWDGFKKLTVALGDKVQLVGDDLFVTNTTKLAEGIEKGIANSILIKVNQIGTLTETFEAIEMAKEAGYTAVVSHRSGETEDSTISDIAVATNAGQIKTGSLSRTDRIAKYNQLLRIEDQLGEVAEYKGLKSFYNLKNK
- a CDS encoding tyrosine-type recombinase/integrase produces the protein MLNTEMIAEYLLDCRVLNLSKRAIESYQSQLNVFYGYLRDVHDLSELSKLHLKKFILNCQEEGKKETYINTILKAVKLFYKYMTNEYEVTNITKEIKLLKEPKLLLTIFSDTEVSNLIKFYYKKGFVNQRNKLIIEVMADAGLRAEEVRNLTNDNVKEGYFQFMGKGSKERVVKISPYLEQLLKRHRRTKAGYFNNLRNYREIEDFLFISKSGRRLKNNVLLEKVVKDACIATNVREEIQRKSCHSLRHYYAQKLLKNGVNLYTISRLLGHSNIKTTQTYLNSLSDSEILSSMELTPIQKLINEEAL